The following proteins come from a genomic window of Miscanthus floridulus cultivar M001 chromosome 2, ASM1932011v1, whole genome shotgun sequence:
- the LOC136525156 gene encoding probable cytokinin riboside 5'-monophosphate phosphoribohydrolase LOGL10, translating to MTMRQSRFKRICVFCGSSQGKKRSYHDAAIELGNELVARSVDLVYGGGSIGLMGLVSQAVYDGGRHVIGVIPKTLMTPEISGETVGEVRPVADMHQRKAEMARQSDAFIALPGGYGTLEELLEVITWAQLGIHHKPVGLLNVDGYYNSLLTFIDKAVEEGFINPSARRIIVLAPTAQELMDKLEEYEPYHDRVASTLNWEMGHQLGY from the exons ATGACGATGAGGCAGTCGAGGTTCAAGAGGATCTGCGTCTTCTGCGGCAGCAGCCAGGGGAAGAAGCGGAGCTACCATGACGCCGCCATTGAGCTCGGCAACGAGCTG GTGGCCCGGAGCGTCGACCTGGTGTACGGCGGCGGCAGCATCGGGCTGATGGGCCTCGTCTCCCAGGCCGTCTACGACGGCGGCCGCCACGTCATCGG GGTCATTCCCAAGACGCTTATGACACCAGAG ATAAGTGGCGAGACAGTCGGGGAGGTGCGCCCGGTGGCCGACATGCACCAGAGGAAGGCAGAGATGGCGCGGCAGTCCGACGCATTCATCGCCCTGCCTG GAGGGTATGGGACGCTGGAGGAGCTGCTCGAGGTCATCACGTGGGCGCAGCTGGGCATCCACCACAAGCCG GTTGGGCTGCTGAACGTGGACGGCTACTACAACTCGCTGCTGACCTTCATCGACAAGGCCGTGGAGGAGGGCTTCATCAACCCCAGCGCCCGCCGCATCATCGTCCTCGCGCCCACCGCGCAGGAGCTCATGGACAAGCTCGAG GAGTACGAGCCCTACCACGACAGGGTGGCGTCCACGCTCAACTGGGAGATGGGCCACCAGCTGGGCTACTGA